A portion of the Bombus terrestris chromosome 3, iyBomTerr1.2, whole genome shotgun sequence genome contains these proteins:
- the LOC100650942 gene encoding spidroin-2 isoform X4, translated as MVSSNQPRKTKIFVGRLPENCRNDELRQLFLRFGEVTECDVMNRYGFVHMAREEDAAAAIKALHNSNFKGATINVEQSTGKSRGGGGGRRDGDRRGGPVRGGVATGYTDYNRGAGDFSGRGADFGTGYTDRGAYGQNVGSAAMGYTSTAPGMGGGYGPATGAVGGYGPTGTADYGRTDYSRAADFGARTDYVVGGGMTGDFNRGAPGPMDYGRTDNFGANRTVDYTARNDYDRAATGPMRNGGGAVATTGYGTGYTDVGYDESHWGYPGGPGDMMGGPGGVSQGASMAYDRRDGPPVNDIPPFNRPMSTGPSYSTGAPSYSTGPGPQADMFSRRPGSAVPSGGYPPVGGGYTEGYDRPDAYGPPRGGGRFPGPADAMPPRY; from the exons atgGTTTCATCTAATCAACCG AGAAAGACAAAAATATTTGTGGGTCGGTTACCAGAAAATTGTCGCAACGATGAGTTGCGACAATTATTTTTACGTTTTGGTGAGGTAACGGAATGCGATGTCATGAATCGATATGGGTTTGTCCACATGGCACGTGAGGAAGATGCAGCTGCCGCAATCAAAGCTCTTCACAATTCAAACTTCAAAGGGGCAACAATCAATGTGGAACAGTCTACAGGCAAATCACGTGGTGGAGGAGGAGGACGCAGGGATGGAGACAGAAGAGGTGGACCAGTGAGAG GTGGCGTCGCAACGGGGTACACCGATTACAATCGTGGCGCTGGAGACTTTAGTGGACGTGGAGCTGATTTTGGGACTGGATACACTGATCGTGGAGCGTATGGTCAAAATGTGGGGAGCGCGGCAATGGGTTACACTTCTACGGCACCTGGAATGGGAGGAGGATACGGACCAGCAACTGGAGCTGTTGGAGGATATGGACCAACTGGAACAGCTGATTACGGTCGAACTGACTACAGTCGTGCTGCAGATTTTGGAGCTAGAACAGATTACG TAGTTGGAGGTGGGATGACTGGGGACTTTAATCGTGGTGCCCCAGGTCCAATGGATTATGGACGTACAGATAATTTTGGTGCAAATCGTACTGTTGATTATACAGCTAGAAATGATTATGATCGAGCTGCAACTGGACCTATGAGAAACGGTGGTGGTGCAGTTGCCACTACTGGGTATGGGACGGGTTACACAGATGTAGGATATGATGAAAGTCACTG GGGTTATCCGGGCGGGCCTGGGGATATGATGGGTGGGCCCGGGGGGGTAAGTCAGGGAGCTTCGATGGCCTACGACAGGAGGGATGGTCCCCCTGTTAATGATATACCTCCATTTAACAGGCCAATGAGTACTGGACCCAGCTACAGCACTGGGGCACCTAGTTATAGTACTGGTCCTGGACCACAAGCAGACATGTTTAGTAGAAGACCTGGCAGTGCTGTCCCTAGTGGTGGATATCCACCTGTTGGTGGAGG cTATACCGAAGGGTACGACAGACCAGATGCATATGGTCCTCCACGTGGTGGCGGACG CTTCCCAGGTCCGGCAGACGCGATGCCACCGAGGTACTAA
- the LOC100650942 gene encoding spidroin-2 isoform X2, with the protein MVSSNQPRKTKIFVGRLPENCRNDELRQLFLRFGEVTECDVMNRYGFVHMAREEDAAAAIKALHNSNFKGATINVEQSTGKSRGGGGGRRDGDRRGGPVRGGRGGRDGGRDARPGPYNDRRGGVATGYTDYNRGAGDFSGRGADFGTGYTDRGAYGQNVGSAAMGYTSTAPGMGGGYGPATGAVGGYGPTGTADYGRTDYSRAADFGARTDYVVGGGMTGDFNRGAPGPMDYGRTDNFGANRTVDYTARNDYDRAATGPMRNGGGAVATTGYGTGYTDVGYDESHWGYPGGPGDMMGGPGGVSQGASMAYDRRDGPPVNDIPPFNRPMSTGPSYSTGAPSYSTGPGPQADMFSRRPGSAVPSGGYPPVGGGYTEGYDRPDAYGPPRGGGRFPGPADAMPPRY; encoded by the exons atgGTTTCATCTAATCAACCG AGAAAGACAAAAATATTTGTGGGTCGGTTACCAGAAAATTGTCGCAACGATGAGTTGCGACAATTATTTTTACGTTTTGGTGAGGTAACGGAATGCGATGTCATGAATCGATATGGGTTTGTCCACATGGCACGTGAGGAAGATGCAGCTGCCGCAATCAAAGCTCTTCACAATTCAAACTTCAAAGGGGCAACAATCAATGTGGAACAGTCTACAGGCAAATCACGTGGTGGAGGAGGAGGACGCAGGGATGGAGACAGAAGAGGTGGACCAGTGAGAGGTGGTAGGGGGGGACGAGACGGTGGTAGAGACGCTCGTCCTGGACCATACAATGATAGAAGAG GTGGCGTCGCAACGGGGTACACCGATTACAATCGTGGCGCTGGAGACTTTAGTGGACGTGGAGCTGATTTTGGGACTGGATACACTGATCGTGGAGCGTATGGTCAAAATGTGGGGAGCGCGGCAATGGGTTACACTTCTACGGCACCTGGAATGGGAGGAGGATACGGACCAGCAACTGGAGCTGTTGGAGGATATGGACCAACTGGAACAGCTGATTACGGTCGAACTGACTACAGTCGTGCTGCAGATTTTGGAGCTAGAACAGATTACG TAGTTGGAGGTGGGATGACTGGGGACTTTAATCGTGGTGCCCCAGGTCCAATGGATTATGGACGTACAGATAATTTTGGTGCAAATCGTACTGTTGATTATACAGCTAGAAATGATTATGATCGAGCTGCAACTGGACCTATGAGAAACGGTGGTGGTGCAGTTGCCACTACTGGGTATGGGACGGGTTACACAGATGTAGGATATGATGAAAGTCACTG GGGTTATCCGGGCGGGCCTGGGGATATGATGGGTGGGCCCGGGGGGGTAAGTCAGGGAGCTTCGATGGCCTACGACAGGAGGGATGGTCCCCCTGTTAATGATATACCTCCATTTAACAGGCCAATGAGTACTGGACCCAGCTACAGCACTGGGGCACCTAGTTATAGTACTGGTCCTGGACCACAAGCAGACATGTTTAGTAGAAGACCTGGCAGTGCTGTCCCTAGTGGTGGATATCCACCTGTTGGTGGAGG cTATACCGAAGGGTACGACAGACCAGATGCATATGGTCCTCCACGTGGTGGCGGACG CTTCCCAGGTCCGGCAGACGCGATGCCACCGAGGTACTAA
- the LOC100650942 gene encoding spidroin-2 isoform X3: MVSSNQPRKTKIFVGRLPENCRNDELRQLFLRFGEVTECDVMNRYGFVHMAREEDAAAAIKALHNSNFKGATINVEQSTGKSRGGGGGRRDGDRRGGPVRGGGVATGYTDYNRGAGDFSGRGADFGTGYTDRGAYGQNVGSAAMGYTSTAPGMGGGYGPATGAVGGYGPTGTADYGRTDYSRAADFGARTDYVVGGGMTGDFNRGAPGPMDYGRTDNFGANRTVDYTARNDYDRAATGPMRNGGGAVATTGYGTGYTDVGYDESHWGYPGGPGDMMGGPGGVSQGASMAYDRRDGPPVNDIPPFNRPMSTGPSYSTGAPSYSTGPGPQADMFSRRPGSAVPSGGYPPVGGGYTEGYDRPDAYGPPRGGGRFPGPADAMPPRY, translated from the exons atgGTTTCATCTAATCAACCG AGAAAGACAAAAATATTTGTGGGTCGGTTACCAGAAAATTGTCGCAACGATGAGTTGCGACAATTATTTTTACGTTTTGGTGAGGTAACGGAATGCGATGTCATGAATCGATATGGGTTTGTCCACATGGCACGTGAGGAAGATGCAGCTGCCGCAATCAAAGCTCTTCACAATTCAAACTTCAAAGGGGCAACAATCAATGTGGAACAGTCTACAGGCAAATCACGTGGTGGAGGAGGAGGACGCAGGGATGGAGACAGAAGAGGTGGACCAGTGAGAGGTG GTGGCGTCGCAACGGGGTACACCGATTACAATCGTGGCGCTGGAGACTTTAGTGGACGTGGAGCTGATTTTGGGACTGGATACACTGATCGTGGAGCGTATGGTCAAAATGTGGGGAGCGCGGCAATGGGTTACACTTCTACGGCACCTGGAATGGGAGGAGGATACGGACCAGCAACTGGAGCTGTTGGAGGATATGGACCAACTGGAACAGCTGATTACGGTCGAACTGACTACAGTCGTGCTGCAGATTTTGGAGCTAGAACAGATTACG TAGTTGGAGGTGGGATGACTGGGGACTTTAATCGTGGTGCCCCAGGTCCAATGGATTATGGACGTACAGATAATTTTGGTGCAAATCGTACTGTTGATTATACAGCTAGAAATGATTATGATCGAGCTGCAACTGGACCTATGAGAAACGGTGGTGGTGCAGTTGCCACTACTGGGTATGGGACGGGTTACACAGATGTAGGATATGATGAAAGTCACTG GGGTTATCCGGGCGGGCCTGGGGATATGATGGGTGGGCCCGGGGGGGTAAGTCAGGGAGCTTCGATGGCCTACGACAGGAGGGATGGTCCCCCTGTTAATGATATACCTCCATTTAACAGGCCAATGAGTACTGGACCCAGCTACAGCACTGGGGCACCTAGTTATAGTACTGGTCCTGGACCACAAGCAGACATGTTTAGTAGAAGACCTGGCAGTGCTGTCCCTAGTGGTGGATATCCACCTGTTGGTGGAGG cTATACCGAAGGGTACGACAGACCAGATGCATATGGTCCTCCACGTGGTGGCGGACG CTTCCCAGGTCCGGCAGACGCGATGCCACCGAGGTACTAA
- the LOC100650942 gene encoding RNA-binding protein 4.1 isoform X5 has product MVSSNQPRKTKIFVGRLPENCRNDELRQLFLRFGEVTECDVMNRYGFVHMAREEDAAAAIKALHNSNFKGATINVEQSTGKSRGGGGGRRDGDRRGGPVRGGRGGRDGGRDARPGPYNDRRVLPIQLVGYDGSAAGGVATGYTDYNRGAGDFSGRGADFGTGYTDRGAYGQNVGSAAMGYTSTAPGMGGGYGPATGAVGGYGPTGTADYGRTDYSRAADFGARTDYVVGGGMTGDFNRGAPGPMDYGRTDNFGANRTVDYTARNDYDRAATGPMRNGGGAVATTGYGTGYTDVGYDESHWPMSTGPSYSTGAPSYSTGPGPQADMFSRRPGSAVPSGGYPPVGGGYTEGYDRPDAYGPPRGGGRFPGPADAMPPRY; this is encoded by the exons atgGTTTCATCTAATCAACCG AGAAAGACAAAAATATTTGTGGGTCGGTTACCAGAAAATTGTCGCAACGATGAGTTGCGACAATTATTTTTACGTTTTGGTGAGGTAACGGAATGCGATGTCATGAATCGATATGGGTTTGTCCACATGGCACGTGAGGAAGATGCAGCTGCCGCAATCAAAGCTCTTCACAATTCAAACTTCAAAGGGGCAACAATCAATGTGGAACAGTCTACAGGCAAATCACGTGGTGGAGGAGGAGGACGCAGGGATGGAGACAGAAGAGGTGGACCAGTGAGAGGTGGTAGGGGGGGACGAGACGGTGGTAGAGACGCTCGTCCTGGACCATACAATGATAGAAGAG TTCTTCCGATCCAACTCGTTGGTTACGATGGATCTGCTGCAGGTGGCGTCGCAACGGGGTACACCGATTACAATCGTGGCGCTGGAGACTTTAGTGGACGTGGAGCTGATTTTGGGACTGGATACACTGATCGTGGAGCGTATGGTCAAAATGTGGGGAGCGCGGCAATGGGTTACACTTCTACGGCACCTGGAATGGGAGGAGGATACGGACCAGCAACTGGAGCTGTTGGAGGATATGGACCAACTGGAACAGCTGATTACGGTCGAACTGACTACAGTCGTGCTGCAGATTTTGGAGCTAGAACAGATTACG TAGTTGGAGGTGGGATGACTGGGGACTTTAATCGTGGTGCCCCAGGTCCAATGGATTATGGACGTACAGATAATTTTGGTGCAAATCGTACTGTTGATTATACAGCTAGAAATGATTATGATCGAGCTGCAACTGGACCTATGAGAAACGGTGGTGGTGCAGTTGCCACTACTGGGTATGGGACGGGTTACACAGATGTAGGATATGATGAAAGTCACTG GCCAATGAGTACTGGACCCAGCTACAGCACTGGGGCACCTAGTTATAGTACTGGTCCTGGACCACAAGCAGACATGTTTAGTAGAAGACCTGGCAGTGCTGTCCCTAGTGGTGGATATCCACCTGTTGGTGGAGG cTATACCGAAGGGTACGACAGACCAGATGCATATGGTCCTCCACGTGGTGGCGGACG CTTCCCAGGTCCGGCAGACGCGATGCCACCGAGGTACTAA
- the LOC100650942 gene encoding spidroin-2 isoform X1: MVSSNQPRKTKIFVGRLPENCRNDELRQLFLRFGEVTECDVMNRYGFVHMAREEDAAAAIKALHNSNFKGATINVEQSTGKSRGGGGGRRDGDRRGGPVRGGRGGRDGGRDARPGPYNDRRVLPIQLVGYDGSAAGGVATGYTDYNRGAGDFSGRGADFGTGYTDRGAYGQNVGSAAMGYTSTAPGMGGGYGPATGAVGGYGPTGTADYGRTDYSRAADFGARTDYVVGGGMTGDFNRGAPGPMDYGRTDNFGANRTVDYTARNDYDRAATGPMRNGGGAVATTGYGTGYTDVGYDESHWGYPGGPGDMMGGPGGVSQGASMAYDRRDGPPVNDIPPFNRPMSTGPSYSTGAPSYSTGPGPQADMFSRRPGSAVPSGGYPPVGGGYTEGYDRPDAYGPPRGGGRFPGPADAMPPRY, translated from the exons atgGTTTCATCTAATCAACCG AGAAAGACAAAAATATTTGTGGGTCGGTTACCAGAAAATTGTCGCAACGATGAGTTGCGACAATTATTTTTACGTTTTGGTGAGGTAACGGAATGCGATGTCATGAATCGATATGGGTTTGTCCACATGGCACGTGAGGAAGATGCAGCTGCCGCAATCAAAGCTCTTCACAATTCAAACTTCAAAGGGGCAACAATCAATGTGGAACAGTCTACAGGCAAATCACGTGGTGGAGGAGGAGGACGCAGGGATGGAGACAGAAGAGGTGGACCAGTGAGAGGTGGTAGGGGGGGACGAGACGGTGGTAGAGACGCTCGTCCTGGACCATACAATGATAGAAGAG TTCTTCCGATCCAACTCGTTGGTTACGATGGATCTGCTGCAGGTGGCGTCGCAACGGGGTACACCGATTACAATCGTGGCGCTGGAGACTTTAGTGGACGTGGAGCTGATTTTGGGACTGGATACACTGATCGTGGAGCGTATGGTCAAAATGTGGGGAGCGCGGCAATGGGTTACACTTCTACGGCACCTGGAATGGGAGGAGGATACGGACCAGCAACTGGAGCTGTTGGAGGATATGGACCAACTGGAACAGCTGATTACGGTCGAACTGACTACAGTCGTGCTGCAGATTTTGGAGCTAGAACAGATTACG TAGTTGGAGGTGGGATGACTGGGGACTTTAATCGTGGTGCCCCAGGTCCAATGGATTATGGACGTACAGATAATTTTGGTGCAAATCGTACTGTTGATTATACAGCTAGAAATGATTATGATCGAGCTGCAACTGGACCTATGAGAAACGGTGGTGGTGCAGTTGCCACTACTGGGTATGGGACGGGTTACACAGATGTAGGATATGATGAAAGTCACTG GGGTTATCCGGGCGGGCCTGGGGATATGATGGGTGGGCCCGGGGGGGTAAGTCAGGGAGCTTCGATGGCCTACGACAGGAGGGATGGTCCCCCTGTTAATGATATACCTCCATTTAACAGGCCAATGAGTACTGGACCCAGCTACAGCACTGGGGCACCTAGTTATAGTACTGGTCCTGGACCACAAGCAGACATGTTTAGTAGAAGACCTGGCAGTGCTGTCCCTAGTGGTGGATATCCACCTGTTGGTGGAGG cTATACCGAAGGGTACGACAGACCAGATGCATATGGTCCTCCACGTGGTGGCGGACG CTTCCCAGGTCCGGCAGACGCGATGCCACCGAGGTACTAA